The proteins below come from a single Paludibacter jiangxiensis genomic window:
- the murI gene encoding glutamate racemase, with the protein MSQTELSHKGIGPIGVFDSGYGGLTILNAIRQRLPQYDYLYLGDNARTPYGTRSFEVVYHYTLECVKKLFELDCHLVILACNTASAKALRSIQQRDLPGLAPNRRVLGVIRPTVEAIGSLTETRHVGLVGTTGTIQSQSYPLEIAKLFPDIVVTGEACPMWVPLVENGEYDSDGADYFVKKNLDHLFSVDPAIDTLILGCTHYPLLVNKIQKYLPKHVALVIQGDIVADSLADYLSRHPEMEQKCSQGGKCRFLTTEAEEKFAASASVFMAENINARQIQL; encoded by the coding sequence ATGTCTCAGACAGAATTATCTCATAAAGGAATAGGTCCGATCGGGGTTTTCGATTCGGGGTACGGAGGGTTGACTATTTTGAATGCCATCCGTCAACGCTTGCCTCAATACGATTATCTCTATCTCGGCGATAATGCCCGTACTCCTTACGGAACACGTTCGTTTGAGGTAGTCTATCATTATACATTGGAGTGTGTGAAAAAGCTGTTTGAACTGGATTGCCATCTGGTTATTCTGGCTTGCAATACAGCCTCGGCAAAGGCTTTGCGCTCCATTCAGCAACGCGATCTTCCCGGTTTGGCTCCAAACAGGCGTGTTCTTGGTGTTATCCGCCCTACGGTTGAAGCTATCGGTAGTCTGACAGAAACACGTCATGTTGGTCTGGTAGGCACGACTGGTACTATTCAATCGCAATCCTATCCGCTTGAAATAGCCAAGCTGTTTCCCGATATTGTGGTGACTGGTGAAGCGTGTCCTATGTGGGTGCCGCTGGTTGAAAACGGAGAGTATGACTCGGACGGAGCTGACTATTTTGTAAAGAAAAATCTGGATCATCTCTTTTCGGTCGATCCGGCAATAGATACCCTGATTTTGGGTTGTACGCATTATCCGTTACTGGTGAATAAAATTCAGAAATACCTGCCCAAGCATGTAGCATTGGTTATTCAGGGTGACATAGTGGCCGATAGTCTTGCCGACTATCTGAGCCGCCATCCCGAAATGGAGCAAAAATGTTCGCAGGGTGGGAAATGCCGTTTTCTTACAACGGAGGCTGAAGAGAAATTTGCTGCTTCGGCATCTGTTTTCATGGCCGAGAACATCAATGCCCGACAGATACAGTTATAG
- a CDS encoding glucose-6-phosphate isomerase, translated as MGNISINIDKTFGFISKEAVSGYEAAVKASNAALHAGTGKGNDFLGWLNLPSSTTAEHLADIEATAKILIDNCEVVVVVGIGGSYLGAKAVIDALSNSFDWLQTERKYPVIVYAGQNIGEDYLFELQSFLKTKKFGIISISKSGTTTEPALAFRLLKSQLEAQQGKEAAKKLIVAITDKARGALRTLATQEGYKTFIIEDNIGGRYSFLTPVGLLPIATAGFDIKQLVAGAADMEKIAGMDTPFAENPAAIYAATRNELYKNGKKIEILVNFHPKLHFVAEWWKQLYGESEGKENKGIFPAAVDFTTDLHSMGQWIQEGERTIFETVISVKEPNHSVSVPSDDANLDGLNFLVGKSVDQVNKMAELGTMLAHVDGGVPNIKIELPKLDEYNLGQLLYFFEKACGISGYVLGVNPFDQPGVEAYKKNMFALLDKPGYEAESKAIKAKL; from the coding sequence ATGGGAAACATCAGCATTAACATTGACAAAACCTTTGGATTTATCTCCAAAGAGGCTGTTTCGGGCTACGAAGCAGCAGTAAAAGCAAGCAATGCTGCTTTACATGCCGGAACCGGCAAAGGAAATGACTTCTTGGGTTGGCTCAACCTACCCTCGTCAACGACAGCAGAACATCTGGCTGACATCGAAGCCACTGCCAAAATCCTAATCGACAACTGCGAAGTAGTGGTTGTGGTAGGTATCGGCGGCAGCTACCTCGGAGCAAAAGCCGTGATCGATGCTCTTTCCAACAGTTTCGACTGGTTGCAAACCGAACGTAAATATCCGGTAATCGTTTATGCCGGTCAAAACATCGGCGAAGATTACCTCTTCGAATTGCAATCGTTCCTGAAAACAAAAAAATTCGGTATCATTTCCATCTCGAAATCGGGAACCACGACCGAACCTGCTCTGGCTTTCCGCCTGTTGAAATCACAATTGGAAGCACAACAAGGCAAAGAAGCTGCTAAAAAACTGATTGTTGCTATCACAGATAAAGCCCGTGGCGCGTTGCGTACATTAGCTACACAGGAAGGTTACAAAACATTCATCATTGAAGACAATATCGGGGGTCGTTACTCATTCCTGACACCGGTTGGTTTGTTACCAATCGCTACTGCCGGTTTCGACATCAAACAATTAGTTGCCGGTGCTGCCGACATGGAAAAGATAGCCGGTATGGATACTCCGTTTGCGGAAAATCCGGCTGCCATCTACGCTGCAACACGTAACGAACTCTACAAAAACGGCAAGAAGATCGAAATTCTGGTGAACTTTCACCCGAAACTTCACTTTGTTGCTGAATGGTGGAAACAGCTCTACGGTGAAAGCGAAGGCAAAGAAAACAAAGGCATTTTCCCTGCTGCTGTCGACTTCACTACAGATCTTCACTCTATGGGTCAATGGATTCAGGAAGGCGAACGCACTATTTTCGAAACTGTTATCTCGGTAAAAGAACCGAACCACAGCGTTAGTGTTCCTTCTGACGATGCAAACCTTGACGGCTTGAACTTCCTCGTTGGCAAAAGCGTTGATCAGGTAAATAAAATGGCAGAACTGGGTACCATGTTGGCTCACGTTGACGGTGGTGTTCCCAATATCAAAATTGAATTGCCTAAGCTCGATGAGTACAACCTCGGACAATTGCTCTATTTCTTCGAAAAAGCATGCGGTATCAGCGGTTATGTTCTCGGTGTGAATCCGTTCGACCAACCGGGCGTTGAAGCATACAAAAAGAATATGTTTGCACTGCTCGACAAACCGGGCTACGAAGCCGAAAGCAAAGCGATTAAAGCAAAATTATAA
- a CDS encoding Sec-independent protein translocase subunit TatA/TatB: MTTLLFLSYEHLLIIALIVLLLFGGKKIPELMHGLGKGVKSFKSGMKDVEEEVKKSVDEVKDETTK; encoded by the coding sequence ATGACTACTTTATTATTTCTTAGCTACGAGCATTTGCTCATTATTGCGTTGATTGTGTTGCTGTTGTTTGGCGGGAAGAAAATTCCTGAATTGATGCACGGCCTTGGCAAAGGAGTGAAAAGCTTCAAATCCGGTATGAAGGACGTTGAAGAAGAAGTGAAAAAAAGTGTGGATGAGGTGAAGGACGAAACCACAAAGTAA
- the metA gene encoding homoserine O-acetyltransferase MetA, with amino-acid sequence MPVNIPDKLPAIEQLKRENIFVMDSLQASMQDIRPLKIAILNLMPLKITTETDLIRLLSNSPLQIEIDFIKIKGHTSKNTPIEHMIAFYKNFDKIKDQKYDGMIITGAPVEQFEYEDVSYWPEITKIFDWARTHVTSTFYICWAAQAGLYHFYDIPKYQLDQKKFGVFEHTLNDPLNSIFRGFDDVFYAPHSRHTEIKREDIEKCPDLTILSESEEAGVYMVMARNGREFFITGHSEYAPNTLDQEYKRDIAKGASIEVPQNYYRDNDPKKAPLVRWRGHANLLFSNWLNYFVYQATPFNAQDIH; translated from the coding sequence ATGCCTGTAAATATTCCTGATAAGTTGCCTGCCATTGAGCAGTTGAAGCGTGAGAATATCTTCGTGATGGATTCACTTCAGGCCTCCATGCAGGATATTCGTCCTTTGAAGATTGCCATTCTTAACCTGATGCCTCTCAAAATAACGACGGAAACCGATTTGATTCGTTTGCTGTCGAACTCGCCGCTTCAGATCGAGATCGATTTTATCAAGATCAAAGGGCATACTTCCAAGAATACGCCCATCGAGCACATGATTGCCTTTTATAAGAACTTCGATAAGATTAAGGATCAGAAGTATGATGGGATGATTATTACGGGAGCGCCTGTAGAGCAGTTTGAGTATGAAGATGTAAGTTATTGGCCTGAAATCACTAAAATATTTGATTGGGCCCGTACGCATGTGACATCGACCTTTTACATTTGTTGGGCGGCTCAGGCGGGTTTGTACCATTTTTACGATATTCCCAAATATCAATTGGATCAGAAAAAATTCGGTGTATTCGAACATACATTGAACGATCCTCTGAATTCAATTTTTAGAGGTTTTGATGATGTGTTTTATGCCCCTCACAGCCGTCATACCGAAATTAAACGTGAAGATATTGAGAAGTGCCCGGATCTTACCATTCTGTCTGAGTCGGAAGAGGCAGGCGTATATATGGTGATGGCGCGCAATGGTCGCGAGTTCTTTATCACCGGCCATTCTGAATATGCTCCAAATACTCTCGATCAGGAATATAAGCGCGATATTGCCAAAGGGGCATCTATTGAAGTGCCTCAAAATTATTACCGGGATAACGATCCGAAAAAAGCACCGCTGGTGCGTTGGAGAGGTCATGCTAATTTGCTGTTTTCCAATTGGCTGAACTACTTTGTGTATCAGGCCACGCCTTTCAACGCTCAGGATATTCATTAA
- a CDS encoding NAD(P)H-dependent glycerol-3-phosphate dehydrogenase: protein MATDSEKQCSEYSPGRIAVCGGGSWATAIAKILLSSQDSINWYMRRQDQIDEFLRLSKNPSYLTGLKFETDRINFTSKINEVVKNSDTLIFATPSPFLKMHLKKLRQSLKTKTVVTAIKGIVPDENLIVTDYFQQFLSVPKDNLVVLAGPCHAEEVALERLSYLTIACSNREKARKLACVFTNNYIKTSTTDDVTGIEYASVLKNVYSIAAGICHGLKYGDNFQAVLISNAIQEMQRFCNAVHPLHRSIDESAYLGDLLVTAYSKFSRNRTFGTMIGKGYSVKTAQLEMEMIAEGYYGTKCIKEINECYHVKMPIMEFVYNVLYNRASPILQVRALTELIR, encoded by the coding sequence ATGGCGACCGATAGTGAAAAACAGTGCTCCGAGTATTCTCCCGGACGAATTGCCGTCTGCGGAGGTGGAAGTTGGGCAACTGCCATAGCTAAAATTCTCTTAAGTTCTCAGGATAGCATCAACTGGTACATGCGTCGTCAGGATCAGATTGACGAGTTTTTGCGGTTGAGCAAGAACCCTTCATACCTGACGGGGCTCAAATTTGAGACCGACCGCATCAACTTCACAAGTAAGATAAACGAAGTGGTAAAAAACTCGGACACGCTGATTTTTGCCACTCCGTCGCCATTTCTGAAGATGCACCTGAAGAAGTTACGTCAGTCGTTGAAAACCAAGACCGTCGTTACTGCTATCAAAGGAATTGTGCCGGATGAAAACTTAATCGTCACCGATTATTTCCAGCAATTTCTGTCGGTTCCGAAGGATAATCTGGTAGTTCTTGCGGGTCCGTGTCACGCTGAAGAAGTCGCACTGGAACGTTTGTCATATCTGACAATCGCATGCAGCAACCGTGAGAAAGCGCGTAAACTGGCCTGCGTATTTACCAACAATTACATCAAAACCAGCACAACAGACGATGTTACCGGCATTGAATATGCTTCGGTACTGAAAAATGTTTATTCTATTGCCGCCGGTATTTGCCACGGCTTGAAATATGGTGACAACTTCCAGGCTGTTCTTATTTCGAATGCCATTCAGGAAATGCAACGCTTTTGCAACGCAGTTCACCCATTGCACCGCAGCATCGACGAATCAGCCTATTTGGGCGACCTGCTGGTAACTGCCTACTCCAAATTCAGCCGCAACCGCACCTTCGGAACCATGATTGGCAAAGGCTATTCGGTTAAAACGGCTCAACTTGAAATGGAAATGATTGCCGAAGGTTATTACGGCACAAAATGTATCAAGGAAATCAACGAGTGCTACCACGTAAAGATGCCTATCATGGAATTTGTTTATAATGTACTATACAACAGAGCATCTCCCATTCTTCAGGTAAGAGCACTCACTGAATTGATCCGTTAA
- the coaD gene encoding pantetheine-phosphate adenylyltransferase, whose amino-acid sequence MKRAIFPGTFDPFTIGHYDIVKRGLNLFDEIIIGVGVNQAKKTFFTVEKRVEIIRMAFKNEPRIKVQEYNTLTVDFAKEVDAQFILRGLRSVSDFEYERTIADANKHLEGIDTVILNTDPAYSFISSTVVRDLLAYGKDISAFLPPDTSL is encoded by the coding sequence ATGAAACGTGCCATTTTTCCCGGAACATTCGACCCATTCACTATCGGTCATTACGACATTGTGAAACGCGGATTAAATCTTTTCGATGAGATTATTATCGGTGTGGGTGTAAATCAGGCAAAGAAGACTTTCTTTACCGTTGAAAAGCGAGTGGAAATAATCAGGATGGCATTTAAGAACGAACCTCGCATCAAGGTGCAGGAATATAACACATTGACCGTCGATTTCGCCAAAGAAGTGGATGCCCAGTTTATTTTGCGGGGATTGCGCTCGGTAAGCGACTTTGAATACGAACGTACCATCGCTGATGCCAACAAACATCTGGAAGGTATTGATACTGTTATTCTCAACACCGATCCGGCCTATTCGTTTATCTCATCAACAGTGGTACGCGATTTGCTGGCTTACGGGAAAGACATTTCTGCCTTTTTACCTCCCGATACCAGTTTATAA